The following coding sequences lie in one Apium graveolens cultivar Ventura chromosome 1, ASM990537v1, whole genome shotgun sequence genomic window:
- the LOC141676717 gene encoding toll/interleukin-1 receptor-like protein, which translates to MTAFLDVNSYVFSTSLYKYTFISLKFQRKILHIVAAFIYPSLLILVAMAACTSNNNRFSSSSFIPHWNVFLSYRGEDTRKTFTGHLYTALKQAGIKTFIDDYGIPRGENISHQLRKAIRVSDIALVIFSKNYAFSPWCLNELVEILECKQKMGKLVYPVFYDVSPSVVRNKTESFRTAFEGHEKTYFSNMEKVDKWKAALTEAANLSGYDLQNDADGHEVRLVQIIVKKVLLEVKNLGRPKVAKEQVGRDSRCADETAQLSSTGINDIRNVGLHSMSTGNFFFFFF; encoded by the exons ATGACAGCCTTTCTCGACGTCAATTCTTATGTGTTTTCTACATCTCTCTACAAATATACCTTTATTTCACTAAAATTTCAAAGAAAGATACTTCACATAGTTGCTGCGTTCATATATCCGAGTTTACTCATATTAGTCGCCATGGCTGCTTGTACAAGTAATAATAACCGCTTCTCTTCCAGTTCTTTTATTCCTCATTGGAATGTATTCTTAAGCTACAGGGGTGAAGACACTCGCAAAACTTTTACCGGCCACTTATACACTGCTCTAAAGCAGGCTGGGATCAAAACATTTATCGATGATTATGGAATTCCAAGAGGTGAAAATATATCACACCAGTTGCGAAAGGCAATCAGAGTGTCTGATATTGCTCTTGTTATTTTCTCGAAAAACTACGCTTTCTCTCCCTGGTGCTTAAACGAACTCGTCGAGATTCTGGAATGCAAACAAAAAATGGGAaaactggtttatcctgtttttTATGATGTTAGTCCATCAGTTGTACGCAACAAAACTGAGAGTTTTCGAACAGCTTTTGAGGGTCACGAGAAGACTTATTTTTCGAACATGGAAAAGGTGGATAAATGGAAAGCTGCATTAACTGAAGCTGCAAATCTCTCCGGTTATGACCTACAAAATGATGCAGATGG GCACGAAGTTAGGCTCGTCCAGATTATTGTAAAAAAGGTTCTGCTTGAAGTGAAAAATCTAGGACGTCCAAAAGTTGCAAAGGAACAGGTTGGTAGAGACTCTCGTTGTGCAGATGAAACAGCACAATTGTCGAGCACTGGCATCAATGATATCAGGAATGTTGGTCTACACAGTATGAGTACtgggaattttttttttttttttttttaa